In bacterium, the sequence GTAAGATTGACTTACACTAATGAAAAACGAAAAGTGCAAAAAAATGTGCGTGGTTTTTTAAAAAAACAAGAAAACGGATTCTATCAGTTTGAACCGCGTAAATTCGGCGAAACCAAACCTTCAAGAATCATTTTGATTCGCTCGGATCAAATTCAAACCGTCACGGTTATAACTAACGATGCTCCGCAAATTACCGACTTTGTTTTTATTGCAGGAATAACCACATTAGCGGCATTGATTGTGATGCTTTCTATTTCCGTGGCGCCGTCATTTTCAATGTGAAAAAACTTATTCCGGGAGACTCGGCGGATTAGGAAACGATTTGACGCCGCTGTCTTTTTTTCCGAGCAAGAGATAAGCCGCTGCACCACCGGCCGCCGCTAGACCGCTGAGAACCCACCATTTGGTGTTGCTGCCGACAGAGATCTTCTGGGGTTGCAATCCGGCAAAAATCCTGGCAATATTGCGCATCACTTGCACCAATCCTTCCGTCGGACCATTATAATCTTGTTTGGATGAATTGACCACCTTACCGCTGGACACGTCGATCAATCGTACATCGACTGTATAAGTACGGCCAACTTTACCGATAGAACCGACGGCGATTTGTTCGGCGCTCAAAAGTTTTCCTGCTTTGGTTATGGCGGCTTCATCGGCAAGATCAGACATCGAAAAATCCTGCTCGGACAGCAGTGCATTCATCTGCGAACGTTCAATCAAGTCGAATTTTAATTCCTGCATTTCGCTGCGCAATCGGTCGGATAACGCTTGAGCTTCAGATTTTAAGATTCCCCCCGTTGTTTGTAAATCAAGCACTGCGACCAACGGCTTGCGTTCTTGAGCTTGAACCGGTGTTACTTCAAATAAATACGCCGAACCGATATGCAAGTTGATGAGCAATAAAGCAACTGAGATTTTAATATATTTCATAGATCACTCCGGATATTTTTAAAATTTTTAGTGTTGAGTTATTTCAGAAATAACATTTTGCGGGTTTGAGTGAATTTGGTTTTACTATTCAGCGCTTGTGTTTCAAGCCGGTAAATATATAATCCGCTGGCTACTGTTTGTCCGACACCGTTACGTCCATTCCACGGAATAACATACGACGATGCGTTCTGTAAGCCGTTGAACAGCGTGACGACTTCTTGTCCTAAAATATTATAAACAGTCAGTCGGACTTTGGATGGTTGCGGTAATCCGTACCGGATCGATGTCGTAGGGTTAAACGGATTGGGATAATTCTGTCCAAGGTAATACTGCGTCGGGATCAAGGTTGACTGTTGCTGTTCAAGGTATGCTTGGGTGCCGGCCATCAAACGGTAATGAGCCGGTTTTTTTGATGAAACGTTTATATCGATCTTGCCGTCGGAAATCGTATGAACTTCATTATGGCCACGATCAATCATCCAAACTTCGTATCCGGCAGGAAGTCCGGCAATATCTGCGATATACAATTGTACGGAAGTTTTTTCCGCTCCACCTTGAATTTCAAAATCCCAAGTACTTCCTTCATGTGAAATAGGTTTGAATTCCGAATGCAGCGCATTACTGAATATCAGCCGGACGTCGTCAAGGTCGAGAACAGGCAATGAGCGTTTATCAAAACCGTCAAAACCATCCGAAGCCTCTTCAATTTCTCCTGCGGTATGGTATAAAACATCGTCTGCATTTTTCAAACCGAGTCTGATGAAATACTCGCCTTTATTTAAATTCGATTTTGATACTATTCGGCGAGAAGATTTTGTCAGAGCGGTCAACGTTACTGGTGGATAAACAAGTGGAAATATTCCACTATCCGGTTCGGAATAATACATGTAGCCTTTCCACGGTTCGAGCTCGAAAACCGATAGATCCGTATTTTCTAAATCATCCACGTAACGGAATTTACCGTTTTGCAAAACAACGATATTGGCATAATTAATTTTACTGTTAAGATAGGCGACACCGGTCCACAAAATATTGAACGCGTAGGGATTGGCGATCATATTCCATCCCGGCTGAATGATCGTAACGGCGTCGTCGATCGTTACGGTTTTACCGGCGCCGGAATTCAACGTTTTAGGTTGACGGGTGATAAGAAGGTACGAACGACCTGCCTCAATCAAGCCGAAAGAGCCGTCGGATGCTGTGACAAATCTTTCAGTAAGATTGTTGTAGCGGTAAAGCTGCCAATCACCTTTGTCGCCTAATTCGCCGAGCCGGCTTTCGCGAAACGCACCTGTCGGGGTTTTGTCCGTCAGATTAAGCGGAATGGAAACAAGCCGGTACGCTTTGGCCGAAGTGCCTCCCGGGAGCGTCAGTGAACCGCTGCTATTGATGCCGGGCGAGGGGATGCTGACATCGATCGTATACGGATTCGTCTCGGCATTTTGAAATTCCGAATAAGGAAATTGAAT encodes:
- a CDS encoding CsgG/HfaB family protein codes for the protein MKYIKISVALLLINLHIGSAYLFEVTPVQAQERKPLVAVLDLQTTGGILKSEAQALSDRLRSEMQELKFDLIERSQMNALLSEQDFSMSDLADEAAITKAGKLLSAEQIAVGSIGKVGRTYTVDVRLIDVSSGKVVNSSKQDYNGPTEGLVQVMRNIARIFAGLQPQKISVGSNTKWWVLSGLAAAGGAAAYLLLGKKDSGVKSFPNPPSLPE